In Granulicella sp. L56, the following are encoded in one genomic region:
- a CDS encoding epoxide hydrolase family protein, with translation MNTLRRMTFLIGIAFLVATTSLAQQQKRPPMSGPEAADDIAIRPFHINIPEEQIVDLRQRLAATRWPDKETVNNESQGIRLAEMQALVRYWGDGYNLRSVETKLNILPEFITTIDGVDIQFIHVRSHEPNALPLILTHGWPGSPLEFLKVIGPLTDPVAYGGRAEDAFDVVIPAIPGYGFSGRPTDLGWNPDRVARAWDVLMKRLGYTRYVSEGGDHGSVISDALARQAPAGLLGIHLTMPATIPPSLVKGINAGDPAPLELTAPELRAYHALSTFFGRNAAYGGMMVTRPQTIGYSLADSPSGLAAWTYEKIAEWSGSDGHPENVIGRDEILDDMTLYWVTNTGASSSRFYWENNNNNFSAAAQKTNEIKVPVAITVFPHEIYRAPESWSRQAYPSLYYFHEVDKGGHFAAWEQPELFSAEIRVAFKSLR, from the coding sequence ATGAACACACTGCGAAGGATGACCTTTCTCATCGGAATCGCATTTCTGGTTGCGACGACTTCACTCGCACAGCAGCAAAAACGCCCTCCCATGAGCGGGCCCGAAGCGGCTGATGACATCGCAATCCGTCCGTTTCATATCAACATTCCGGAGGAGCAAATCGTTGATCTCCGCCAACGCTTGGCGGCGACGCGCTGGCCTGACAAAGAGACGGTCAATAACGAATCCCAGGGTATTCGGTTGGCAGAGATGCAGGCGCTGGTGCGCTACTGGGGCGACGGCTACAATCTGCGCAGCGTTGAGACGAAGTTGAACATACTGCCGGAGTTCATCACTACAATCGATGGCGTGGATATTCAGTTCATTCATGTACGTTCGCATGAACCGAATGCGCTTCCTCTTATCCTTACCCACGGCTGGCCCGGCTCACCCCTGGAATTTCTGAAGGTGATAGGCCCGCTTACCGATCCCGTTGCCTACGGAGGGCGCGCGGAAGACGCCTTCGATGTCGTGATCCCCGCTATTCCAGGCTATGGTTTCTCAGGCAGGCCGACGGATCTCGGCTGGAATCCCGACCGCGTTGCGCGGGCATGGGACGTGCTCATGAAACGTTTGGGATACACCCGTTACGTGTCGGAGGGTGGCGATCACGGCTCGGTCATTTCCGACGCGCTGGCGCGCCAAGCCCCCGCCGGATTGCTGGGCATTCATCTCACAATGCCGGCCACGATTCCACCGAGTCTTGTGAAAGGTATCAACGCCGGCGACCCGGCACCCCTTGAACTGACCGCCCCGGAACTGAGGGCGTACCACGCCCTCAGCACCTTCTTCGGAAGAAATGCGGCGTACGGCGGGATGATGGTGACGCGTCCACAGACCATCGGCTACTCGCTCGCCGATTCGCCTAGCGGTTTGGCGGCTTGGACGTACGAGAAGATCGCCGAGTGGTCCGGAAGCGATGGCCACCCGGAAAACGTGATCGGTCGCGACGAAATACTCGACGACATGACTCTGTACTGGGTCACCAATACCGGCGCCTCTTCCTCTCGATTTTACTGGGAAAATAACAACAACAATTTCAGCGCCGCCGCACAGAAGACGAATGAGATCAAAGTGCCGGTGGCCATCACCGTGTTTCCGCACGAGATTTATCGAGCTCCGGAAAGCTGGTCGCGGCAGGCCTATCCGTCCTTGTACTACTTCCATGAAGTCGACAAGGGCGGCCATTTTGCCGCTTGGGAGCAGCCAGAACTCTTCAGTGCAGAGATCAGAGTAGCATTCAAATCACTGCGTTAG
- a CDS encoding epoxide hydrolase family protein, with translation MTEFETIVSTRRSFLAISAAAGAIGLLGLAEPTDARAASSQPENKGSSSANEDSSIRPYRINVPQADLADLRRRIVATRWPEKETVSDVTQGVQLATMRKLAKYWEKDYDWRKVEARLNVLPQFVTTIDGLDIHFIHVRSKHANALPIIITHGWPGSIIEQLKIIGPLTDPTAFGGTAEDAFDVVIPSLPGYGFSAKPTTTGWDPKRIASAWTVLMKRLGYTRFVAQGGDWGNSVTELMALQLPPELIGIHTNMPGTVPADIEQALQLRQPPPYALSADEDRAWEQLDFFYKHGLGYAQEMSGRPQTLYALEDSPIGLAAWILDHDASSQALIARVFDGQTEGLTRDDVLENITLYWLTNTAVSSARLYWEYKGGFFDPRGVSIPVAVSAFPDEIYQAPKSWTEKAYSKLIYYNRPAKGGHFAAWEQPELFSQEMRAAFRSLRG, from the coding sequence ATGACAGAATTCGAAACAATCGTATCGACTCGGCGAAGTTTTCTCGCCATTTCAGCAGCCGCAGGTGCAATCGGTCTTCTCGGACTCGCCGAACCGACCGACGCTCGCGCTGCAAGCAGCCAACCGGAGAACAAGGGATCGAGTAGCGCGAATGAAGACTCATCCATCCGCCCCTACCGTATCAACGTTCCGCAAGCAGACCTAGCAGATTTGCGCAGGCGCATCGTTGCGACGCGGTGGCCGGAGAAGGAGACAGTAAGCGATGTAACGCAAGGCGTTCAACTCGCGACGATGCGGAAACTCGCGAAATATTGGGAAAAGGATTATGACTGGCGGAAAGTTGAAGCGAGGCTGAACGTCCTTCCGCAATTCGTGACGACCATCGACGGGCTCGATATCCATTTCATTCATGTCCGGTCGAAGCATGCGAACGCATTGCCGATCATCATCACCCATGGTTGGCCCGGATCGATCATTGAGCAGCTAAAGATTATCGGCCCACTTACCGATCCCACGGCATTTGGTGGCACTGCAGAAGACGCTTTTGACGTAGTCATTCCTTCACTGCCGGGTTATGGGTTTTCGGCAAAACCGACTACAACTGGCTGGGATCCGAAGCGCATTGCTAGCGCCTGGACTGTGCTGATGAAACGCCTCGGGTACACGCGATTTGTAGCGCAAGGAGGCGACTGGGGGAACTCTGTTACGGAGCTGATGGCTCTACAATTGCCTCCGGAATTGATTGGAATTCACACCAATATGCCGGGTACGGTTCCTGCAGATATTGAGCAGGCACTCCAGTTAAGGCAACCGCCGCCATACGCACTTTCAGCCGACGAGGATCGCGCTTGGGAGCAGCTCGACTTTTTCTATAAGCACGGTCTTGGATATGCGCAAGAGATGTCCGGTCGTCCGCAAACGCTCTACGCCCTTGAGGATTCACCTATCGGACTGGCCGCCTGGATACTCGATCACGACGCCAGTAGCCAGGCACTCATCGCGCGTGTTTTCGACGGACAGACGGAGGGTCTGACACGAGATGACGTTCTCGAAAATATCACGCTGTACTGGTTGACCAACACAGCGGTCTCGTCGGCTCGTCTTTATTGGGAGTATAAAGGCGGCTTCTTCGATCCGAGGGGCGTCTCCATCCCGGTTGCCGTAAGCGCCTTCCCGGACGAGATTTATCAGGCCCCGAAGAGTTGGACGGAGAAAGCGTATTCCAAACTGATCTATTACAACCGACCCGCGAAGGGTGGGCATTTCGCGGCATGGGAGCAGCCAGAGCTCTTTTCCCAAGAAATGCGAGCAGCGTTCCGTTCACTACGCGGTTGA
- a CDS encoding SDR family oxidoreductase, with product MSSIVNKERGRFLSKALINSSSKGTAVITGASSGIGAIYADQLASWGYDLILVARNRERLSAVAKRVSEDTGRSAEIIVADLGNRADLVHVEDRLRTDASITLLVNNAGVGVPTPFLAADIDKIDQMIELNVTALVRLTYAVMPAFVERAKGAVINISSALGIAPELLNGVYGGTKAFVLAFGLSLHKEFSGRGIRIQTVVPGATATDFWELSATPLDGLPAEVVMNADDMVEAAIAGFELGEIITIPSLPDVADWETYEAARQNLIPKLSLSSPAGRYVSAHQS from the coding sequence ATGTCCTCAATAGTCAATAAGGAGCGCGGTCGCTTCTTGAGTAAGGCCCTCATCAATTCAAGCTCAAAAGGCACTGCGGTGATTACGGGAGCTTCTTCCGGCATAGGGGCTATCTACGCCGATCAGTTAGCGAGCTGGGGATACGATCTGATCCTCGTCGCTCGCAATCGAGAGCGCCTTAGCGCGGTAGCAAAGCGCGTCAGCGAGGATACCGGCCGCTCTGCTGAGATCATTGTGGCGGACCTGGGCAACCGAGCGGATCTCGTTCATGTCGAGGACCGTTTACGGACGGACGCAAGCATCACCCTTCTAGTCAACAATGCAGGCGTAGGTGTGCCAACACCGTTCCTGGCTGCAGATATCGACAAGATTGATCAGATGATCGAACTCAATGTTACCGCTCTTGTGAGGCTTACCTATGCCGTCATGCCAGCATTTGTGGAGAGGGCCAAAGGAGCGGTTATCAATATCTCTTCGGCACTGGGTATTGCCCCTGAATTACTTAACGGCGTCTATGGGGGCACCAAGGCTTTCGTTCTGGCCTTTGGCCTTTCACTCCACAAGGAGTTCAGCGGGCGCGGAATCCGCATTCAGACAGTCGTGCCAGGTGCGACCGCGACCGACTTCTGGGAGCTCTCTGCGACTCCACTCGATGGACTCCCAGCAGAAGTTGTGATGAATGCCGACGATATGGTCGAAGCCGCAATTGCCGGCTTCGAATTGGGCGAGATAATCACCATCCCCTCACTGCCGGACGTCGCTGATTGGGAGACCTACGAGGCAGCGCGACAAAATCTGATACCGAAGTTATCCCTGAGTTCTCCTGCCGGGCGATACGTGTCGGCCCATCAAAGCTAG